ATCTCCAACAACTCCGTAATCTTGGTCTTCATTTGTCCCGGCTCCTTTCTGGATTCATAAATTTTTAAGTTGCTTGTTTCGGCTTTTGTCCGGTAATACGGCTTAAGGACCCGGGAATGAATTCGTTGATCGTGACGTCAATAAACCCGGCTTCCTCCAAGTACTTTTGCACCTCTTTTTCCGAATAGGACCGGCCTTCACTGCTGGCGAAAACCTCGGCGATCCCCCACAGCGATGGACCGAGCGGCCCTCCTTTTTCCTCATCCAGGGCCTCACCTACCAGATGATACTCTCCGCCCGGTTTCATGGCCTCAAATCCTTTGGTGAACACCTGGGTGAGACGTTCGGAGCTGTACTGGGGCAGGTTGCTGGCCTGAATCATTATATCCGCGCTTGACGGAAAAGGGTCTTTGGTGAAATCACCGGGATGAGTGGTTATTTTGTCCGAAAGCTCCCACTGGGCGATGAACTCATCCGCGACTCGGCAGGCGGGTTCCAGGTCGAACATGATGGCTTTCAGGTGCGGGTAACTCTGAAGCGCGGCGATGCAATAGGCACCGGAGCCGCCGCCGATATCTAGGATCAGGGACCGGTTGCTCATGTCAACGTCCCTGGCGAACCGCATGCCCGCACCGAGACTCACGCTGTAAGTCCCCTCATGGAGAGCTTTGGCCTTCTCGTAAGTGTAGTCTTCATATCCTCCCAGGATCGAGGTTGGTTTTTTGGACCTGAGAAAATCCGCCAAGTCCTTCCATCGCTCGAAATCCCACTTTTGAGAAAGAAGCCAGGGGCCGGCGTAATTCCTCTTGCCTTTGACCAGGAATTTTTCCACGTCTTGGGCATTGCTATAATTCGAGCTGTCCTTGGTTAAAAGACCCATTCCCGTGCAGGCCGCGACCAGCCGGTGTGAATTAAGCACCGAAATATCCAGCGCCCTGGCAATCTCTTCTATAGTCCCGGCGCCCTCGGAGACCTTACTGAATAAATCAAGCTCGACTGCGGCCAACAAAACACTGGCTGTCTTGTGGCCGTAAGCGAAGTTCTGAAGACGAACCGTGTCCACTTTTTGTTTTTTGTCTTTCATACGGGCCTCCAGTATTGACTCCGAACCGTAAATCAAATGTATAGAATTGCCAGTTTACGATTAAACTCCATAGTTCTCAAAATGACAGAAAAGGGCTTCAATGGTTATTTTTTCGGCTTCCAATCCTGGGGAGGTATGCCTTCCTCCAGGATCATTTGAGCCACGTCCCGGTTGTAGCTTTCCCAATCGAACGGTTCACCCCACTTATAAGGCAATTCAAGTATCTGGCCCGGCTTTTCAACGGTTTCCAGGAAAGTGAGTGTGTCCTTGAGAATATTCATCTGAAGCTCCCGTTCGTGTGGCCGGCCGCATTGGCGGCCCAGAGGGAAATTCAAAAACACTGTACGGGGGGCCATAAGCTGTTTCATCATATCCAGACAGGAGCCCAGATACACAGTCGGGATTCCGGCCTCTTCCACACCGCGCGCGATCAGTCCCACGGACTGATGGTCCAGTGGTCAGGCCGCCACCAACAGGGTCGCGTCCACCTCCTGTTCTTGAAATTCACTCACAATCGCGGGGATGGTTTGCTGAAAAAGTCCGGACCGTTTATAGGTTCGCCCCATGCCCAGGCTCACGGCCAACTCGGCCGCCTGGCCGATAAAACCTTCTTCAGCCAGCTCCGGAACGCGTTGGATCGGGAAAATGCAATTGTAGTCTTTTACTGCGTCTCGATGGTCGAAATAGTTATCGTTAAGCCGGAGCCGGTCAAAGGGCGTATCGATGGGGATGATTCTCAGGGAAAAGTCGTTCACCGCCCAACCGTCAAAAGATTCCTGGCCGTCCTCGGAAATACCTCCGGAACTGATCAGGCCCACTTTTGACCGGTTCAAAGGTTTTGTCAACGGTGCGAACGAGGTCGAATCATAGACCGACCACTTATACTCCGGAAAACCCTGACTCTGGTACGACTTGTTCAAACAGGTTACATATTCAATGCTGGCCATGCGCCCCCTCCTTGCTTATCAGAAATCTCGCGGTACTTTACCTGGAATTATGCGGCACCTGCCGCGTTTCATTTATAGCGCAACCGTCATCTAACGCGTTGGACCATTTGGGGGTGTTGAAAAGCGCTTTGCCTGCCGTATAATGACGCTTTCTCGTCAAAAATACAGAAAAAAACCCTAACTGTTAATTTTCGAGCATAGTAATTCCTCACATCCCTTTAGGTCAAGCAAAAAGCCGGTCATTACCCATACCTAAACACTGCCCGGTAATGATGGCTCAGCGGAAAAGCAGAAGCCACATGCACCCACCAATGCCGACTGTAATATAAAATGCGGGATGCCGCTTTGATGATCTTCCTGATAATCCATTCGATGGACCGCTGCACCTCTTCGCCTTTCATATAGAATTCACAGAGGATTTGCAGCAGGTTGTGGGCTATAAGATGCCCATCTTCAATCGGGCCTGGTTGGCCTCGAATTTGTGGCAGCTGGTCTTGTCCCAACGCAAGATATTTTTGCCCTCCTTGATCCGGTTCTTCACATTGGCTCTACTGTTATATGTTTTCAAGACCTCCTTGGAGGACACTCTGGAATTGGTCACAATGAAGCCCTTCCTGGGGAAAAGCTCCTCTTGACTCCAATCGATCTTGCACACTACTCGCCTCGGCTTGTTCCAACTGCCGGCTTGATAGTGAAAGTCAAAGATCATGACCTTGACCCCCGACTTAGGCCAACGACCTGACGGTGGGCCAAGATCATCCCGGATCATATCCCAAACCTCTGATCGCTCTCGCGCAGTAGCAAGAAACCAGTGTCTGATGAAAGCTTGGTTCCCTAAAAATTCAACCTGATTGATCGGTTAAAATCAGGTCTTATGGCCTTCTTTTTTCTTTCACCATTGACAGACACTGGCCAACCTCCACTTATACTATTTTTTAGCCATTATATCAGATATTTGGGTGAAAGACTAGAGTTTTTTTAATTGTCTTGCCGCATAATCCAGGATAAAAACGATCTGAGTTCGTAAAATTATTTTGCCTTGTAGGTCAGGGTGGCCTGCGGAGCGGGTCTCCCTGACAATATTGCTTTAAAAACCATCTCAGATTAGCGCCAGGGCCAGCAAGGCCAGAATCGCTGCCAGGGCCGCTGACTGGCTCATGCCCAGGAAGGGGATCAGGAGCAGGCTCCCCAGCAGCGAGCCGACACAGCCGCCCAGCAGATCAGCGGCATAAAGAGGCGACACCACGATCTTCTGATCCTTGACTTCAAAGAGGCTGGCATAAGCGAATACACCGGAGACCAGGAA
This is a stretch of genomic DNA from Deltaproteobacteria bacterium. It encodes these proteins:
- a CDS encoding transposase, which translates into the protein MIFDFHYQAGSWNKPRRVVCKIDWSQEELFPRKGFIVTNSRVSSKEVLKTYNSRANVKNRIKEGKNILRWDKTSCHKFEANQARLKMGIL
- a CDS encoding methyltransferase domain-containing protein, which produces MKDKKQKVDTVRLQNFAYGHKTASVLLAAVELDLFSKVSEGAGTIEEIARALDISVLNSHRLVAACTGMGLLTKDSSNYSNAQDVEKFLVKGKRNYAGPWLLSQKWDFERWKDLADFLRSKKPTSILGGYEDYTYEKAKALHEGTYSVSLGAGMRFARDVDMSNRSLILDIGGGSGAYCIAALQSYPHLKAIMFDLEPACRVADEFIAQWELSDKITTHPGDFTKDPFPSSADIMIQASNLPQYSSERLTQVFTKGFEAMKPGGEYHLVGEALDEEKGGPLGPSLWGIAEVFASSEGRSYSEKEVQKYLEEAGFIDVTINEFIPGSLSRITGQKPKQAT